Proteins found in one Pseudomonas sp. P8_241 genomic segment:
- the cysT gene encoding sulfate ABC transporter permease subunit CysT: MSRRISPVIPGFGLTLGYTLVYLSLIVLIPLAAMFVHAAQLTWDQFWAIISAPRVLAALKLSFGTALYAAIINGIIGTLLAWVLVRYTFPGRKVIDAMIDLPFALPTAVAGIALTALYTPTGLVGQFAADLGFKIAYTPLGITLALTFVTLPFVVRTVQPVLADIPREVEEAAACLGAKPLQVFRHILVPALLPAWLTGFALAFARGVGEYGSVIFIAGNMPMKTEILPLLIMVKLDQYDYTGATSIGVLMLVVSFILLLLINLLQRRIETP; the protein is encoded by the coding sequence ATGTCGCGTCGTATCTCCCCCGTCATACCCGGCTTCGGGCTGACGCTGGGCTACACCTTGGTGTACCTCAGCCTGATTGTGCTCATACCACTGGCGGCGATGTTCGTGCATGCCGCTCAACTCACCTGGGATCAGTTCTGGGCAATCATTTCGGCACCACGGGTGCTGGCAGCATTGAAACTGAGCTTCGGCACCGCGCTCTATGCCGCGATCATCAACGGCATCATCGGAACACTGCTGGCCTGGGTATTAGTGCGCTATACCTTCCCTGGACGAAAAGTTATCGATGCAATGATCGACTTGCCGTTCGCATTGCCCACGGCGGTGGCCGGTATTGCACTGACGGCGTTGTATACCCCTACCGGCCTGGTCGGTCAGTTTGCAGCGGATCTGGGTTTCAAGATCGCCTACACCCCTCTGGGCATCACCCTTGCCCTCACTTTCGTGACACTTCCATTCGTGGTACGTACCGTACAGCCAGTATTGGCCGATATTCCTCGTGAAGTGGAAGAAGCGGCGGCGTGCCTGGGTGCGAAGCCGTTGCAGGTTTTCCGCCATATCCTGGTTCCGGCGCTGCTTCCGGCGTGGCTGACAGGGTTCGCCCTGGCCTTTGCCCGCGGGGTCGGCGAGTACGGTTCGGTGATTTTCATCGCCGGCAATATGCCGATGAAAACCGAGATCCTGCCGCTGCTGATCATGGTCAAACTCGACCAATACGATTACACCGGCGCTACCTCCATTGGTGTACTGATGCTGGTGGTTTCCTTCATTCTGCTGCTGCTGATCAACTTGCTGCAGCGTCGCATCGAAACCCCATAA
- the cysW gene encoding sulfate ABC transporter permease subunit CysW gives MSQSSIAAASSNAARRGSATSRRILIGLGWLIFALFLLLPLFIVVSQGLKLGLGAFFSAIFEPDALSALKLTVIAVLISVPLNLVFGVSAAWCVSKYSFRGKSMLVTLIDLPFSVSPVIAGLVYVLMFGAQGLFGPWLQDHDIQIVFALPGIVLATIFVTVPFVARELIPLMQEQGTQEEEAARLLGANGWQMFWHVTVPNIKWGLIYGVVLCTARAMGEFGAVSVVSGHIRGVTNTLPLHVEILYNEYNHVAAFAVASLLLILALFILLLKQWSENRINRLRASAAEE, from the coding sequence ATGTCCCAATCGTCTATTGCTGCCGCTTCCTCGAACGCTGCCCGTCGTGGCAGTGCGACGTCGCGGCGAATCCTGATCGGTCTTGGCTGGCTGATTTTTGCGCTTTTCCTGTTGCTGCCCCTGTTCATCGTGGTGTCCCAAGGCTTGAAGCTCGGCCTCGGTGCGTTCTTCTCCGCGATTTTTGAGCCGGACGCGCTGTCGGCACTGAAACTCACGGTGATTGCCGTGCTGATTTCGGTGCCGCTGAACCTGGTGTTCGGTGTCAGCGCTGCGTGGTGCGTGAGCAAGTACTCGTTCCGCGGCAAGAGCATGCTGGTAACACTGATCGACTTGCCGTTCTCGGTGTCACCGGTGATTGCCGGTCTGGTCTACGTGCTGATGTTCGGCGCACAGGGTTTATTCGGCCCCTGGTTGCAGGACCACGACATCCAGATCGTCTTCGCTTTGCCGGGCATCGTGTTGGCGACGATCTTCGTCACCGTACCGTTCGTGGCGCGGGAGCTGATCCCGCTGATGCAGGAACAAGGCACCCAGGAAGAGGAGGCCGCACGCTTGCTCGGCGCCAATGGCTGGCAGATGTTCTGGCACGTCACCGTCCCCAACATCAAATGGGGCCTGATCTACGGCGTGGTGCTGTGTACCGCGCGGGCGATGGGTGAGTTCGGTGCAGTGTCGGTGGTTTCCGGGCACATTCGCGGGGTGACCAACACCTTGCCGCTGCACGTCGAGATCCTCTACAACGAATACAACCACGTGGCCGCGTTCGCCGTGGCGAGCCTGTTGCTGATCCTGGCGCTCTTCATCCTGCTGCTCAAGCAGTGGAGCGAAAACCGTATTAACCGCCTGCGCGCCAGCGCCGCGGAGGAATAA
- a CDS encoding sulfate/molybdate ABC transporter ATP-binding protein has protein sequence MSIEVRNVSKNFNAFKALDNISLDIQSGELVALLGPSGCGKTTLLRIIAGLETPDQGNIVFHGEDVSGHDVRDRNVGFVFQHYALFRHMTVFDNVAFGLRMKPKNQRPSESQIATKVHELLNMVQLDWLSDRYPEQLSGGQRQRIALARALAVEPKVLLLDEPFGALDAKVRKELRRWLARLHEDINLTSVFVTHDQEEAMEVADRIVVMNKGVIEQIGSPGDVYENPASDFVYHFLGDSNRLHLGGDNHVLFRPHEVSLSRHELEDHHAAEVRDIRPLGATTRVTLKVEGQNDLIEAEVVKDHDSLVGLAKGETLFFKPKVWQKVANI, from the coding sequence ATGTCGATCGAAGTGCGTAACGTCAGCAAGAATTTCAACGCGTTCAAGGCGCTGGACAACATCAGTCTGGACATTCAGAGCGGCGAGCTTGTCGCGTTGCTCGGTCCGTCGGGCTGCGGCAAAACCACGCTGCTGCGGATCATCGCCGGCCTGGAGACTCCAGACCAGGGCAACATCGTGTTCCACGGCGAAGACGTCTCCGGCCACGACGTGCGTGATCGCAACGTCGGTTTCGTGTTCCAGCACTACGCCCTGTTCCGCCACATGACGGTGTTCGACAACGTCGCGTTCGGCCTGCGCATGAAACCGAAAAACCAGCGCCCGAGCGAAAGCCAGATCGCCACCAAAGTCCACGAGCTGTTGAACATGGTGCAGTTGGACTGGCTGTCGGACCGCTACCCGGAACAACTCTCCGGTGGTCAGCGTCAGCGGATTGCCCTGGCCCGTGCTTTGGCCGTAGAGCCAAAAGTGCTGTTGCTCGACGAGCCGTTTGGCGCCCTCGACGCCAAGGTCCGCAAAGAGCTGCGCCGCTGGTTGGCGCGCTTGCACGAGGACATCAACCTGACGTCGGTGTTTGTGACCCACGACCAGGAAGAAGCCATGGAAGTGGCCGACCGCATCGTGGTGATGAACAAGGGTGTGATCGAGCAGATCGGTTCACCGGGCGACGTCTACGAAAATCCGGCGAGCGATTTCGTTTACCACTTCCTCGGCGACTCCAATCGCCTGCACCTGGGGGGCGATAATCACGTGCTGTTCCGTCCGCATGAAGTGTCGTTGTCACGGCATGAACTAGAGGATCACCACGCGGCCGAAGTGCGCGATATTCGTCCGCTGGGCGCGACGACGCGGGTGACGCTGAAGGTCGAAGGGCAGAATGACCTGATCGAAGCCGAAGTGGTCAAGGATCACGACAGCCTGGTGGGTTTGGCGAAGGGCGAGACATTGTTCTTCAAGCCGAAGGTCTGGCAGAAAGTCGCCAACATCTGA
- a CDS encoding DUF962 domain-containing protein, with translation MKNLVDHLSQYAAYHRDPRNIASHFIGIPLIVVAVAVLLSRPEWSLGGVWISPAVLVSLASAWFYLRLELRLGVLMTVLLGLSVWAGHLLAQQSTLVWLSSGVAMFVIGWAIQFVGHHYEGRKPAFVDDVTGLIVGPLFVVAELAFMLGMRHELKEQIEARAGGVRVNRKKTAA, from the coding sequence ATGAAAAACCTCGTCGACCACCTCAGTCAATACGCCGCCTACCACCGTGACCCGCGCAACATCGCCTCGCACTTTATCGGCATCCCGCTGATCGTGGTGGCTGTCGCGGTGTTGTTGTCCCGGCCGGAGTGGTCACTGGGTGGCGTGTGGATTTCGCCAGCCGTGCTCGTGTCGTTGGCGTCAGCGTGGTTTTACCTGCGTCTGGAGTTGCGTCTTGGGGTGCTGATGACGGTGTTGCTCGGGCTGTCCGTGTGGGCAGGTCATTTGCTGGCACAGCAAAGCACGCTGGTCTGGTTGAGCAGCGGCGTGGCGATGTTCGTCATCGGTTGGGCGATCCAGTTTGTCGGCCATCACTACGAAGGGCGCAAACCGGCATTTGTCGATGACGTGACCGGGTTGATTGTCGGGCCGTTGTTCGTGGTGGCGGAGCTGGCGTTCATGCTGGGGATGCGGCATGAGCTCAAAGAGCAGATCGAGGCGCGGGCAGGCGGTGTTCGGGTCAATCGCAAAAAAACGGCGGCCTGA
- a CDS encoding Crp/Fnr family transcriptional regulator: MDMQVWRPRLMSGQWFSHLPDSLQDSLLSVARLRRLSPGQRLFKRGDPPCGLYAVLEGAVRVGAVSEQGKEALLSLVEPPHWFGEICLFDGQPRTHDAYGVGQCTLLHIPQNTLLALLDEHPQHWRQLALLMSQKLRMTFINLEQLSLLPAPARLAHRLLMIAEGYGETAPPRRVLQLPQEQLAAMLSLSRQTTNQILKELQGQGIIGLSYGEIEILDAERLRVLATI; this comes from the coding sequence ATGGATATGCAGGTCTGGCGTCCACGCCTGATGAGCGGTCAGTGGTTCAGCCATTTGCCTGACTCCCTACAGGATAGTCTGCTGTCGGTGGCCAGGCTTCGGCGCTTGTCACCGGGCCAGCGGCTGTTCAAACGCGGCGATCCACCCTGCGGCCTGTACGCGGTGCTGGAAGGCGCAGTGCGCGTGGGTGCCGTGAGCGAGCAGGGCAAAGAGGCGTTGCTGAGCCTGGTGGAGCCGCCGCACTGGTTCGGCGAAATCTGCCTGTTCGACGGTCAGCCCCGCACCCACGATGCGTACGGCGTGGGCCAGTGCACGCTGCTGCACATCCCCCAAAACACGTTGCTGGCGCTGCTTGATGAGCATCCGCAGCACTGGCGCCAACTGGCGTTGCTGATGAGCCAGAAATTGCGCATGACCTTCATCAACCTCGAACAACTGAGCCTGTTGCCGGCCCCGGCACGGCTGGCGCACCGCTTGCTGATGATCGCCGAAGGCTATGGCGAGACCGCCCCACCGCGCCGCGTCCTGCAACTGCCCCAGGAGCAGCTTGCCGCCATGTTGTCGCTGTCACGCCAGACCACCAATCAGATCCTCAAGGAGTTGCAGGGCCAGGGGATCATCGGGCTGAGTTACGGTGAAATCGAAATCCTCGATGCCGAGCGATTGCGGGTGTTGGCCACAATCTGA
- a CDS encoding AraC family transcriptional regulator, whose protein sequence is MTEPTSLASWTRALRKQLDALGLDSTSLCRQSGLDPQLMDDPNARYPLSGTTRLWELAVQVSGDPAIGLRVSRFVSPTTFHALGYALVASGSLREVFERIVRYHQVVSDALELELTRAEDCYHFSLKIPVGNPPPAFEAIDAFMAIYVRTCRNRLGRDYAPLATYLRRPEPPDAQQWHKVFRSPVHFGADEDRLEFAFADFESHLDDANPELAEHNETVLKRTLAQLKPLTWERKVRDAIEEQLPEGEPSAEHIAKALHLSLRSLQRHLADEGCRFDTLLNESRENLALLHLRDPQVSLSEISYLLGFADTSSFSRAFKRWTGMTPGQFRDGLR, encoded by the coding sequence ATGACTGAACCGACCTCCCTCGCCAGCTGGACCCGTGCCTTGCGCAAGCAACTCGACGCGCTTGGCCTCGACAGCACCAGCCTGTGCCGGCAATCAGGGCTCGACCCGCAGTTGATGGACGACCCGAACGCACGTTACCCGTTGTCCGGTACCACGCGCCTGTGGGAGTTGGCAGTGCAGGTCAGCGGCGATCCGGCGATTGGATTGCGCGTTTCCCGCTTTGTCAGCCCCACCACCTTTCATGCGTTGGGTTATGCGCTGGTAGCCAGCGGCAGCCTGCGGGAGGTGTTCGAGCGGATCGTGCGCTATCACCAGGTGGTCAGCGATGCCCTGGAGCTGGAGCTGACCCGTGCCGAGGATTGCTACCATTTCAGCTTGAAAATACCGGTCGGCAATCCGCCTCCGGCCTTCGAAGCCATCGATGCGTTCATGGCGATTTACGTGCGCACTTGCCGCAATCGCCTCGGGCGTGACTACGCGCCACTGGCGACGTATCTGCGCCGCCCGGAGCCGCCAGACGCCCAACAATGGCACAAGGTTTTCCGATCTCCGGTGCATTTCGGCGCCGACGAAGATCGACTGGAATTCGCCTTCGCCGACTTCGAAAGCCACCTCGATGACGCAAATCCCGAACTGGCCGAGCACAACGAAACCGTACTCAAGCGCACTCTGGCGCAACTCAAGCCGCTGACGTGGGAACGCAAGGTCCGCGACGCCATTGAAGAACAACTGCCCGAAGGCGAGCCCAGCGCCGAACACATCGCCAAAGCCCTGCACCTGAGCCTGCGCAGCCTGCAACGGCACCTCGCCGACGAAGGATGCCGATTCGATACGTTGCTCAACGAAAGCCGCGAAAACCTCGCGCTGCTGCACCTGCGCGACCCGCAGGTATCGCTGAGCGAGATCAGTTATCTGCTCGGGTTTGCCGACACCAGCAGTTTCAGCCGCGCATTCAAGCGTTGGACGGGGATGACACCGGGTCAGTTTCGGGATGGGTTGCGCTGA
- a CDS encoding fatty acid desaturase, whose protein sequence is MDGTSASPQRLNAAQRSAHIREVVLARGVELRQRYPILKHQDALGAGILAFALTGMIGSAALYITGHMAWWACLLLNAFFASLTHELEHDLIHSMYFRKQKVPHNLMMGLVWLARPSTINPWVRRHLHLNHHKVSGTETDMEERAITNGEPWGIARLLMVGDNMMSSFIRMLRAKTWAQKYSIIYRTLKVYAPLALVHWGAWYVFLGFHAANGIAHLMGAPIEWSATTLSVMQVIDIAAVVIIGPNVLRTFCLHFISSNMHYYGDIESGNVMQQCQVLNAPWLWPLQAFCFNFGSSHGIHHFVVKEPFYIRQMTVPVAHKVMREMGVRFNDFGTFARANRFERKEEVQGQTVESARA, encoded by the coding sequence ATGGACGGTACTTCTGCAAGTCCCCAGCGACTGAATGCAGCCCAACGATCAGCACATATTCGCGAAGTGGTGCTGGCCAGAGGCGTCGAACTGCGCCAGCGTTACCCGATTCTCAAGCATCAGGACGCGCTCGGCGCGGGCATTCTGGCCTTCGCGCTGACCGGCATGATCGGTTCGGCGGCGCTCTACATCACCGGGCACATGGCCTGGTGGGCGTGCCTGTTGCTGAACGCGTTTTTTGCGTCGTTGACCCATGAACTGGAGCACGACCTGATTCACAGTATGTACTTTCGCAAACAGAAAGTGCCGCACAACCTGATGATGGGGCTGGTGTGGCTGGCGCGCCCGAGCACGATCAATCCTTGGGTTCGCCGTCATCTGCACCTTAATCACCACAAGGTTTCCGGCACGGAAACCGACATGGAAGAGCGGGCGATCACCAACGGCGAGCCTTGGGGAATCGCCCGTTTGTTGATGGTCGGCGACAACATGATGTCGTCGTTCATCCGCATGCTTCGCGCAAAAACATGGGCGCAAAAGTACAGCATCATCTACCGCACGTTGAAGGTCTACGCGCCGCTGGCGCTGGTGCATTGGGGCGCGTGGTACGTTTTTCTCGGCTTCCACGCCGCGAACGGCATCGCGCATCTGATGGGCGCGCCAATCGAATGGTCGGCGACCACGCTGTCAGTCATGCAGGTGATCGACATCGCGGCAGTGGTGATCATCGGCCCGAACGTGTTGCGCACGTTCTGCCTGCACTTCATCAGCTCGAACATGCACTACTACGGTGATATCGAGTCGGGCAACGTGATGCAGCAGTGCCAAGTGCTTAATGCCCCATGGCTGTGGCCGTTGCAGGCGTTCTGCTTCAACTTCGGCAGCAGCCATGGTATCCATCACTTTGTGGTGAAGGAGCCGTTCTACATCCGCCAGATGACGGTGCCGGTGGCGCACAAGGTGATGCGCGAAATGGGTGTGCGATTTAATGATTTCGGGACGTTTGCGCGGGCCAACCGGTTTGAGCGCAAGGAAGAAGTACAGGGGCAGACTGTGGAGAGTGCGCGCGCTTGA